AATAAATATTGCGTTAATGTCAAATACAGATTAAggttttgttgaaattgaagcGTTGTCAGTTACAGAAATATCGGTACACGGAAACAGATTCCGTCTGGCCAAGGTAAACAAACTTATAGATCAACAGGTAAATACAATTAACTAAGTATTAACAATTACTTAATTGGTGGACCAAGTGGAAGTGGGTGAACCGTTGGGACGCATGGTCTTATCCTGTTTTACTTACTGTCATTGTTCTTCCGTAAATGACCATTCTAATGGCGTTCAACACGGATAAACCCAATCAGTAATGATTCTTGGTTATACAAAGCTTTGGCTCGAATTCTTTGGTCGTCATTATCGTAATATCCGCTCTTTGGATatgtcaatttgtttttgtatagTGGCCAATAATTTGTTGTGTCATTTTTCAGCTTTCTGTCATTGAAATAGGCTTTAGCATTGAACATACAAAGGTAAGTGAAAACATATCTGTTCACTTTATTGTCTCACCAAGAAACAACCCGAACTACATAACTctaagaaaatatttaatagCTATAATATAAAAAgttcaagttttttttaaaagaatgtattgcttaatataaaataaggtaaaaaccatatatacatttgtatggtaCATATTTGTGTATTCTGATATACAGCCGTTAAGCCCCCTTATAAACACAGTGTGTTTGCATGGCACAGTTAGAAAATACTTCTCGACAATACATCGGTTGCATACAttcaaattataataataaaaaattcgTTTTACAGGTTTGCATAtcatagagttatctgccctttagAGCAGGTatggagttatctgccctttggAACATGTATAGATTGAGACGAAACTCTGGTTTTCTCGACCACTCATTTGAGATGTCAGCAATAAAGAGATTAGAAGAGATTGGATATATCATCTGACGAAATATGATCCTATGCTGACACACACGCATGACATCAAAATATACCCCTACccaaaagggcagataactctccATTATGCTATTCTGTCATTGTTTGAAATGGTTTCATCTTCCAAGATTTACTGTCAGTGATCCAAGTTGAAAATTCTTTGATATCGACGTCAGTGTAATAGAGTGGTAAGATAAAGAGGCTTTACTATAGGGCGTAACATAAGGAAAGTAGTAATAAAAACAATTGAGAAGGTTAGTGAAACATTGATGGACTACACAACATCTAAAaagatatatgaaaataaaaacatgatagtaaatataaatttcagtaaaaacgTTACAGTTTTGCCAGTTATTTTTTGGGTTTATAATTTAAAGATGACAATGTCAGATTTTAACGATTTTTTTGCGTCTCAAATTTTCTAAATCATATCATGATCAATGtaccaaaaaataaaaaaaaatgtgcatACGATAACAAACGGTTGCATGACAAATTAAGAAATATAATGTTACGTAAAACCAAGATTACattcacaaatattttgttacatgatgttaaacattttcagatatattatcatttgaaaaaatgtaaacaattttcagatagcaaaatagaaaattaatgttTCAGGAACcatatcatattttgtttaacgtACGACAATAAAAGATTGTGCATTGTAATTTTAACAGGAAAACAAATGTAGATCTATATACTATGaggtaaaaagaaaaaaaaaaacaccttacATTAGTAGTAGCATTCTGTATACGGTCGCGTTATATTTGATGGTTTCTGGTTATTAAGGTTCTGAATTCTCTTGTGGTGTGTTATCCTTGATATTAGGCTATTTTATAGAAGGCCATGATAAATAGGTAAAGTTTGAATCGCTGGTAACTAGGTAACCTACGTAAACAACGTACACAGACCTTCTTAGTAACATTGTCCATGTGAAGGGGCCATAGGAAaccatttgaaaaataaaaaaaataaccgaCAAGAATGTTTTGTCAGCATTATCAGCCTAAAGTTTGTTACTACTGAATATTGGTAAGTTTTGAAAGTCTTAAATAACAATATACAAAGGGGCATACATAATTTAGTTGTCtttttttcattgataaaatattagCACATTTTTTAAGGTTAAGCTATAGCATTTCGGGGCTCATATCGATTTTGCGAAAGtcgtatatatatgtcatatacTCTATGCTAAGAGTTACAAGAGCACTCCGGTAAAGTCCACTGGAACCCCATTCACGGCTCTTGTCATAcgaaatatggttataacaaaatTCTTTCTTCTTCTATTGTTTTTCTGGGTTGAGAGACTCATAGGAAGGAGGGGGCTGGAAGCCTGGATTCACCGTACCACCGCCTGCCATCGGGGCCGTGTTAGGGTCATAGGCTGGGGACTGTTGGGGGAACGGCTGTGTTCCCGTGGGGTAGGGCTGTGGCGCAGTGGGGTAGGGCTGCTGAGGCTGAGTTGGGTAGGATCCGGCGGGATATTGTGCCGTGGCTATGGTAGGGTAACCCGCCTGCCCTGCCGCAGGGTAACCGTTCTGTCCAACTGGGGGCTGAGGGTAGCCTGCCTGTCCGGCAGGGTACGTTGTAGTTCCATTCTGTTGGGTGACTGAACACagaaataagatcaatatatgGTCAGGTTCATGTCAATAAAGGCCATATAACATTTGTAGATAGAACCACTGGTCAGTCAGTCTAAACCAAGCCAGGTGATCAGAACAAATAAGAACAAAATCTGTAACATAAGGAAGCTTTTTTAGATTTCCTTATAGCAACCACCATGGTGGTTAATAATATGAATTAGCCTAAATAATAACAGGAGGTAAAAATAAGCATGGATGCCACTATTTTTAACATCGCCGGGTTAATCAAAAACCTTTCCTTCGCAAACGTTTGTAAGAATTATCTCTTTAATAATATTAAGCATCCTATTTTTGATAAGAAACTTTCTTCAGGAAAACATGAAGGaatatgatgtaaataaactGTGTGTCTGCGTACAGTATGACGTAAATAAACTGTGTGTCTGCGTACAGTATGACGTAAATAAACTGTGTGTCTGCGTACAGTATGACGTAAATAAACTGTGTGTCTGCGTACAGTATGACGTAAATAAACTGTGTGTCTGCGTACAGTATGACGTAAATAAACTGTGTGTCTGCGTACAGTATGACGTAAATACACTGCGTGTCTGCGTACAGTATGACGTAAATACACTGCGTGTCTGCGTACAGTATGACGTAAATACACTGTGTATCTGCGGACAGTATGACGTAAATAAACTGTGTGTCTGCGGATAGTATCACGTAAATAAACTGTGTATCTGCGTACAGTATCACGTAAATAAACTGTGTATCTGCGTACAGTATGACGTAAATAAACTGTGTCTGCGTACAGTATGACGTAAATAACTGTGTGTCTGCGTACAGTATGACGTAAATAAACTGTGTGTCTGCGTACAGTATGACGTACAAACTAAATACACTGCGTGTCTGCGTACAGTATGACGTAAATACACTGTGTGTCTGCGTACAGTATGACGTAAATAAACTGTGTGTCTGCGTACAGTATGACGTAAATACACTGTGTGTCTGCGTACAGTATGACGTAAATACACTGTGTGTCTGCGTACAGTATGACGTAAATAAACTGTGTGTCTGCGTACAGTATGACGTAAATAAACTGTGTGTCTGCGTACAGTATGACGTAAATAAACTGTGTGTCTGCGTACAGTATGACGTAAATAAACTGTGTGTCTGCGTACAGTATGACGTAAATACACTGTGTGTCTGCGTACAGTATGACGTAAATAAACTGTGTGTCTGCGTACAGTATGACGTAAATAAACTGTGTGTCTGCGTACAGTATGACGTAAATAAACTGTGTGTCTGCGTACAGTATGACGTAAATAAACTGTGTGTCTGCGTACAGTATGACGTAAATACACTTGTGTGTCTGCGTACAGTATGACGTAAAATAAACTGTGTGTCTGCGTACAGTATGACGTAAATAAACTGTGTGTCTGCGTACAGTATGACGTAAATAAACTGTGTGTCTGCGTACAGTATGACGTAAATAAACTGTGTGTCTGCGTACAGTATGACGTAAATACACTGTGTGTCTGCGTACAGTATGACGTAAATAACACTGTGTGTCTGCGTACAGTATGACGTAAATAAACTGTGTGTCTGCGTACAGTATGACGTAAATAAACTGTGTGTCTGCGTACAGTATGACGTAAATAACACTGTGTGTCTGCGTACAGTATGACGTAAATACACTGTGTGTCTGCGTACAGTATGACGTAAATAAACTGTGTGTCTGCGTACAGTATGACGTAAATAAACTGTGTGTCTGCGTACAGTATACGTAAATAAACTGTGTGTCTGCGTACAGTACACGTAAATAAACTGTGTGTCTGCGTACAGTAGCACTATACCACCACtgtcatagctgtaacaaaaggaCAGGTAATTCAAAGGACGTGTCACGTGTATGTCTCAGTCTGTCCTCCACAACCCCGCCTACTATACCACCACtgtcatagctgtaacaaaaggaCAGGTAATTCACGTGTATGTCTCAGTCTGTCCTCTCACAACCCCACCTACTATACCACCACtgtcatagctgtaacaaaaggaCAGGTAATTCACGTGTATGTCTCAGTCTGTCCTCCCACAACCCCGCCTACTATACCACCACtgtcatagctgtaacaaaaggaCAGGTAATTCACGTGTATGTCTCAGTCTGTCCTCCCACAACCCCGCCTACTATACCACCACtgtcatagctgtaacaaaaggaCAGGTAATTCACGTGTATGTCTCAGTCTGTCCTCCCACAACCCCACCTACATGTACTATACCACCACtgtcatagctgtaacaaaaggaCAGGTAATTCACGTGTATGTCTCAGTCTGTCCTCTCACAACCCCACCTACTATACCACCACtgtcatagctgtaacaaaaggaCAGGTAATTCACGTGTATGTCTCAGTCTGTCCTCTCACAACCCCACCTACTATACCACCACtgtcatagctgtaacaaaaggaCAGGTAATTCACGTGTATGTCTCAGTCTGTCCTACCACAACCCCACCTACTATACCACCACtgtcatagctgtaacaaaaggaCAGGTAATTCACGTGTATGTCTCAGTCTGTCCTCCCACAACCCCACCTACTATACCACCACtgtcatagctgtaacaaaaggaCAGGTAATTCACGTGTATGTCTCAGTCTGTCCTCTCACAACCCCACCTACTATACCACCACtgtcatagctgtaacaaaaggaCAGGTAATTCACGTGTATGTCTCAGTCTGTCCTCCCACAACCCCACCTACTATACCACCACtgtcatagctgtaacaaaaggaCAGGTAATTCACGTGTATGTCTCAGTCTGTCCTCTCACAACCCCGCCTACTATACCACCACtgtcatagctgtaacaaaaggaCAGGTAATTCACGTGTATGTCTCAGTCTGTCCTCTCACAACCCCACCTACTATACCACCACtgtcatagctgtaacaaaaggaCAGGTAATTCACGTGTATGTCTCAGTCTGTCCTCCCACAACCCCACCTACTATACCACCACtgtcatagctgtaacaaaaggaCAGGTAATTCACGTGTATGTCTCAGTCTGTCCTCCACAACCCCACCTACTATACCACCACtgtcatagctgtaacaaaaggaCAGGTAATTCACGTGTATGTCTCAGTCTGTCCTCCCACAACCCCACCTACTATACCACCACtgtcatagctgtaacaaaaggaCAGGTAATTCACGTGTATGTCTCAGTCTGTCCTCCCACAACCCCACCTACTATACCACCACtgtcatagctgtaacaaaaggaCAGGTAATTCACGTGTATGTCTCAGTCTGTCCTCTCACAACCCCACCTACTACTATACCACCACtgtcatagctgtaacaaaaggaCAGGTAATTCACGTGTATGTCTCAGTCTGTCCTCCCACAACCCCACCTACTATACCACCACtgtcatagctgtaacaaaaggaCAGGTAATTCACGTGTATGTCTCAGTCTGTCCTCCCACAACCCCACCTACTATACCACCACtgtcatagctgtaacaaaaggaCAGGTAATTCACGTGTATGTCTCAGTCTGTCCTCTCACAACCCCACCTACTATATACCACCACtgtcatagctgtaacaaaaggaCAGGTAATTCACGTGTATGTCTCAGTCTGTCCTCTCACAACCCACCTACTATACCACCACtgtcatagctgtaacaaaaggaCAGGTAATTCACGTGTATGTCTCAGTCTGTCCTCTCACAACCCCACCTACTATACCACCACtgtcatagctgtaacaaaaggaCAGGTAATTCACGTGTATGTCTCAGTCTGTCCTCCCACAACCCCACCTACTATACCACCACtgtcatagctgtaacaaaaggaCAGGTAATTCACGTGTATGTCTCAGTCTGTCCTCCACAACCCCACCTACTATACCACCACtgtcatagctgtaacaaaaggaCAGGTAATTCACGTGTATGTCTCCGTCTGTCCTCTCACAACCCCGCCTACTATACCACCACtgtcatagctgtaacaaaaggaCAGGTAATTCACGTGTATGTCTCAGTCTGTCCTCTCACAACCCCGCCTACTATACCACCACtgtcatagctgtaacaaaaggaCAGGTAATTCACGTGTATGTCTCAGTCTGTCCTCCCACAACCCAACCTACTATACCACCACtgtcatagctgtaacaaaaggaCAGGTAATTCACGTGTATGTCTCAGTCTGTCCTCCACAACAACCCCACCTACTATACCACCACtgtcatagctgtaacaaaaggaCAGGTAATTCACGTGTATGTCTCAGTCTGTCCTCCACAACCCCACCTACTATACCACCACtgtcatagctgtaacaaaaggaCAGGTAATTCACGTGTATGTCTCAGTCTGTCCCTCACAACCCCGCCTACTATACCACCACtgtcatagctgtaacaaaaggaCAGGTAATTCACGTGTATGTCTCAGTCTGTCCTCCCACAACCCCACCTACTATACCACCACTGTCATAGCTGTAAAAAAAGGACAGGTAATTCACGTGTATGTCTCAGTCTGTCCTCACAACCCCGCACACTATACCACCGCTGTCATAGCTGTAGCAAAAGGACGGGTAATTCACGTGTATGTCTCAGTCTGTCCTCCCACAACCCCACCTACTATACCACCACtgtcatagctgtaacaaaaggaCAGGTAATTCACGTGTATGTCTCAGTCTGTCCTCCACAACCCCACCTACTATACCACCACtgtcatagctgtaacaaaaggaCAGGTAATTCACGTGTATGTCTCAGTCTGTCTGTCCTCCCACAACCCCACCTACTATACCACCACtgtcatagctgtaacaaaaggaCAGGTAATTCACGTGTATGTCTCAGTCTGTCCTCTCACAACCCCACCCTACTATACCACCACtgtcatagctgtaacaaaaggaCAGGTAATTCACGTGTATGTCTCAGTCTGTCCTCTCACAACCCCACCTACTATACCACCACtgtcatagctgtaacaaaaggaCAGGTAATTCACGTGTATGTCTCAGTCTGTCCTCTCACAACCCCGCCTACTATACCACCACtgtcatagctgtaacaaaaggaCAGGTAATTCACGTGTATGTCTCAGTCTGTCCTCTCACAACCCCCCACCTACTATACCACCACtgtcatagctgtaacaaaaggaCAGGTAATTCACGTGTATGTCTCCGTCTGTCCTCTCACAACCCCGCCTACTATACCACCACtgtcatagctgtaacaaaaggaCAGGTAATTCACGTGTATGTCTCAGTCTGTCCTCTCACAACCCCTACTACTATACCACCACTTTCATATAGTTGTAACAAAAGGACAGGTAATTCACGTGTATGTCTCAGTCTGTCCTCTCACAACCCCACCTACATGTACTATACCACCACTGTTATAGTTGTAACAAAAGGACAGGTAATTCACGTGTATGTCTCAGTCTGTCCTCTCACAACCCCGCCTACTATACCACCACtgtcatagctgtaacaaaaggaCAGGTAATTCACGTGTATGTCTCAGTCTGTCCTCTCACAACCCCACCTACTATACCACCACtgtcatagctgtaacaaaaggaCAGGTAATTCACGTGTATGTCTCAGTCTGTCCTCTCACAACCCCACCTACTATACCACCACtgtcatagctgtaacaaaaggaCAGGTAATTCACGTGTATGTCTCAGTCTGTCCTCTCACAACCCCGCCTACTATACCACCACtgtcatagctgtaacaaaaggaCAGGTAATTCACGTGTATGTCTCAGTCTGTCCTCCCACAACCCCACCTACTATACCACCACtgtcatagctgtaacaaaaggaCAGGTAATTCACGTGTATGTCTCAGTCTGTCCTATCACAACCCCACCTACATGTACTATACCACCACtgtcatagctgtaacaaaaggaCAGGTAATTCACGTGTATGTCTCAGTCTGTCCTCTCACAACCCCGCCCACTATACCACCACtgtcatagctgtaacaaaaggaCAGGTAATTCACGTGTATGTCTCAGTCTGTCCTCTCACAACCCCCACCTACTATACCACCACtgtcatagctgtaacaaaaggaCAGGTAATTCACGTGTATGTCTCAGTCTGTCCTCTCACAACCCCACCTACTATACCACCACtgtcatagctgtaacaaaaggaCAGGTAATTCACGTGTATGTCTCAGTCTGTCCTCCACAACCCCCCCTACTATACCACCACtgtcatagctgtaacaaaaggaCAGGTAATTCACGTGTATGTCTCAGTCTGTCCTCCTCACAACCCCACCTACTATACCACCACtgtcatagctgtaacaaaaggaCAGGTAATTCACGTGTATGTCTCAGTCTGTCCTCTCACAACCCCCACCTACTATACCACCACtgtcatagctgtaacaaaaggaCAGGTAATTCACGTGTATGTCTCAGTCTGTCCTCCACAACCCCACCACCTACTATACCACCACtgtcatagctgtaacaaaaggaCAGGTAATTCACGTGTATGTCTCAGTCTGTCCTCTCACAACCCCACCCCACCTACTATACCACCACtgtcatagctgtaacaaaaggaCAGGTAATTCACGTGTATGTCTCAGTCTGTCCTCTCACAACCCCACCTACTATACCACCACtgtcatagctgtaacaaaaggaCAGGTAATTCACGTGTATGTCTCAGTCTGTCCTCCACAACCCCACCTACTATACCACCACtgtcatagctgtaacaaaaggaCAGGTAATTCACGTGTATGTCTCAGTCTGTCTCCTCTCACAACCCCACCTACTATACCACCACtgtcatagctgtaacaaaaggaCAGGTAATTCACGTGTATGTCTCAGTCTGTCCTCCCACAACCCCACCTACTATACCACCACtgtcatagctgtaacaaaaggaCAGGTAATTCACGTGTATGTCTCAGTCTGTCCTCTCACAACCCCCCACCTACTATACCACCACtgtcatagctgtaacaaaaggaCAGGTAATTCACGTGTATGTCTCAGTCTGTCCTCTCACAACCCCACCTACTATACCACCACtgtcatagctgtaacaaaaggaCAGGTAATTCACGTGTATGTCTCAGTCTGTCCTCCCACAACCCCCCACCTACTATACCACCACtgtcatagctgtaacaaaaggaCAGGTAATTCACGTGTATGTCTCAGTCTGTCCTCCCACAACCCCACCTACTATACCACCACtgtcatagctgtaacaaaaggaCAGGTAATTCACGTGTATGTCTCAGTCTGTCCTCCCACAACCCCACCTACTATACCACCACtgtcatagctgtaacaaaaggaCAGGTAATTCACGTGTATGTCTCAGTCTGTCCTCTCACAACCCCGCCTACTATACCACCACtgtcatagctgtaacaaaaggaCAGGTAATTCACGTGTATGTCTCAGTCTGTCCTCCCACAACCCCACCTACTATACCACCACtgtcatagctgtaacaaaaggaCAGGTAATTCACGTGTATGTCTCAGTCTGTCCTCTCACAACCCCACCTACTATACCACCACtgtcatagctgtaacaaaaggaCAGGTAATTCACGTGTATGTCTCAGTCTGTCCTCTCACAACCCCACCCTACTATACCACCACtgtcatagctgtaacaaaaggaCAGGTAATTCACGTGTATGTCTCAGTCTGTCCTCTCACAACCCCACCTACTATACCACCACtgtcatagctgtaacaaaaggaCAGGTAATTCACGTGTATGTCTCAGTCTGTCCTCTCACAACCCCACCTACTATACCACCACtgtcatagctgtaacaaaaggaCAGGTAATTCACGTGTATGTCTCAGTCTGTCCTCCCACAACCCCACCTACTATACCACCACtgtcatagctgtaacaaaaggaCAGGTAATTCACGTGTATGTCTCAGTCTGTCCTCCACAACCCCACCTACTATACCACCACtgtcatagctgtaacaaaaggaCAGGTAATTCACGTGTATGTC
This genomic window from Argopecten irradians isolate NY chromosome 11, Ai_NY, whole genome shotgun sequence contains:
- the LOC138335671 gene encoding protein lifeguard 1-like, encoding MTVVVYITQQNGTTTYPAGQAGYPQPPVGQNGYPAAGQAGYPTIATAQYPAGSYPTQPQQPYPTAPQPYPTGTQPFPQQSPAYDPNTAPMAGGGTVNPGFQPPPSYESLNPEKQ